In a genomic window of Poecilia reticulata strain Guanapo linkage group LG22, Guppy_female_1.0+MT, whole genome shotgun sequence:
- the foxa2 gene encoding forkhead box protein A2 — MMLGAVKMEGHEHTDWSTYYGEPECYTSVGNMNTGLGMNSMNTYMSMSGMSTTANMTANSMNMSYVNTGMSPSMTGMSPGTGAMNGMGAGMTAMSAALSPSMSPMTAQPASMNALTSYTNMNAMSPIYGQSNINRSRDPKTYRRSYTHAKPPYSYISLITMAIQQSPSKMLTLAEIYQWIMDLFPFYRQNQQRWQNSIRHSLSFNDCFLKVPRSPDKPGKGSFWTLHPDSGNMFENGCYLRRQKRFKCEKKMSLKDGGRKAGDAGSSNSSSESCNGNESPHSNSSSSDHKRSLSDMKASQALSPEHVAAAAAAAASPVSQGQHLMSQHHSVLAHEAHLKPEHHYSFNHPFSINNLMSSEQQHHHHKMDLKTYEQVMHYSGYGSPMAGALSMGSMAGKAGLDSASIPDTSYYQGVYSRPIMNSS; from the coding sequence TGTTACACCTCGGTTGGCAACATGAACACCGGCCTGGGAATGAACTCCATGAATACCTACATGAGCATGTCCGGCATGAGCACCACGGCCAACATGACGGCCAACTCCATGAACATGTCCTACGTCAACACCGGCATGAGCCCCTCCATGACGGGCATGTCGCCGGGCACCGGAGCGATGAACGGCATGGGCGCGGGCATGACGGCCATGAGCGCAGCGCTGAGCCCCAGCATGAGCCCAATGACCGCGCAGCCCGCCTCTATGAACGCTCTCACCTCTTACACCAACATGAACGCCATGAGCCCCATTTACGGACAGTCCAACATCAACAGATCCAGAGACCCCAAGACCTACCGCAGGAGCTACACGCACGCCAAACCCCCTTATTCCTACATCTCCCTCATCACCATGGCCATCCAGCAGTCTCCCAGTAAGATGCTGACGCTGGCTGAGATCTACCAGTGGATAATGGACCTGTTCCCCTTTTATCGACAGAACCAGCAGCGCTGGCAGAACTCGATCCGTCACTCTCTGTCATTTAACGACTGTTTCCTCAAAGTGCCCAGGTCGCCTGATAAACCCGGGAAGGGTTCCTTTTGGACTCTCCACCCGGACTCCGGAAACATGTTCGAGAACGGCTGCTACCTGAGGAGGCAGAAGCGCTTCAAGTGCGAAAAGAAGATGTCGCTGAAGGACGGCGGGCGAAAGGCGGGCGACGCCGGCTCCTCCAACAGCAGCTCGGAGAGCTGCAACGGCAACGAGTCGCCGCACTCCAACTCCTCCTCCAGCGACCACAAAAGGTCCCTGTCGGACATGAAGGCGAGCCAGGCCCTCAGCCCGGAGCACGTCGCCGCTGCCGCAGCCGCCGCCGCCTCACCGGTGTCTCAGGGGCAGCACCTCATGTCGCAACATCACTCCGTCCTGGCGCACGAAGCCCACCTAAAGCCGGAGCACCACTACTCGTTCAACCACCCGTTCTCTATCAACAACCTCATGTCCTcggagcagcagcatcatcatcacAAAATGGACTTGAAAACGTATGAGCAGGTGATGCACTACTCCGGGTACGGCTCCCCGATGGCCGGGGCGCTTTCTATGGGCTCCATGGCGGGGAAAGCCGGCCTGGATTCCGCGTCTATACCCGACACATCTTACTACCAGGGTGTCTATTCCAGGCCGATCATGAACTCCTCGTAA